The Bubalus kerabau isolate K-KA32 ecotype Philippines breed swamp buffalo chromosome 12, PCC_UOA_SB_1v2, whole genome shotgun sequence region CAGCAGAAGTCATTGGCTAAACCTTCAGCTTCTTTAATAAACATTCTGGGACATAAAAAACTGCCTCCAGCGAGAACTTCAGTCACGACATCAGTCTCTGAACCTTGGATCCAGAGGAGTTTCTATAGTTCCTTTGCTGCTTCAGAGAAAGGTAGTGATGCCCAGAAACCATTGTTCTCGTCTTCTCCTGCCTACTCGTCTGAATCAGAGTGCTCAAGTCCAAGTCCTGTTATTTTCTTGGATGAAGAAGGTTATCAAAAAAGTTTGAAAGCAAAACTTGAGTTACCTAAAATTCCTGTGATGAAAGATGATATTGAGGATTCAGACTCAGAAGTGAGTGAGTTTTTTGATAGTTTTGATCAGTTTGATGAACTAGAACAAACGTTAGAGACTGCTTGTCCGTTTCTGAAAGATCTTGCTGTAGGGAAGCCATCGCAAAAGAAAGGGCACAAACATGAAAAATTGTGCTCTGTAACCACTACTATGAATCCTCAAAAATTCAAGTTTGATCGGCCAGCTCTCCCAGCTAATGTTAGGAAGCCAACACCTCGTAAACCAGAATCCCCTTATAGTAACCTGTGTGATGCCCCAGATTCTCCCCGCCCCGTGAAGGCCTCAGGGGAAGACAGTGGTTTGTTTAGTCCTATTCGATCCTCTGCTTTCAGTCCTCTTGGAGGCTGTACTCCAGCTGAATGCTTTTGCCAAACAGATATTGGTGGAGATAGGGGTCATGAAAATCCTGATTCTCTTTATTATACCTATGAAGATTATGCAAATAGCCTTTCCTGTGAAGTTCTGGGCTCAGTTCTTCATAGCCAACATACTAATGCAACATCCAACACTAATAGtattaaaaagggagaaaataaaatggtAGCTTTTCAGCATGGAAGCCTTGATCAAAAaagtaaatctaaaaataaaccCATAATGATTGATAGCGTTCAGAAGTTTGCAGCAGATCTCGTGGAAAAAAGTTTTGGCAGTGCATTTAAAGACTTACAGAAAGGGGTCTCTTCATGTACCAATGCCTTATGCCAGTTAGCCGTCAAATTGACGTCATCCATTTTTCAAATGGCATTTAACGAACTGAGAAGGCAGTGTGCCTTTTCACTGAAAGAACGAGCCATTAGTGGCCTGGCTAGTTTTTTGGTGAGTGAGGCATTCTCAAATGCTTTAAAAGATCTACAATATGTAAAGAAACAGATCTTCACTAACACCGTCACTAGATTTGCTGCAGATCTTGCTGAAGAGCTTGTTTTTGAAGGCATCATGGAAGTGTGTCAGTTCTCATATCCTCCAACACCTGCATCTCTGCAGGGTCGGTCATTTCACTGTGAAGACAGAGTGGTGAAGTCCTATGCAAGAGATCTGTCTGAATCTGTAATACAGGAAGCATTCATTGAGCTGTCTCAAGTTGATGTTACCTTTACCACAAAGGCAGCAGTTAGTGTTTCCCCAGAAAACATCAAGTTTGTGAGCACAGAAGATGTAGTGCCAGCAACACAGACTTCTGTGTGTTCCTCTACTTCTAACAGTCAAACAGTTACGGTGACAAAACCAGTGCAGGAGTATAAAAAGGAATACACGGTGCAGCAGGCCTTGTTCTGTACTTCAGGAATTGTTACTTCAATACCAGTGCCCTTGGCAGGAAGTGCCCTTCACCCATACCGTATTTCTTCTAATACGTATCAGACAAAGTCTCATCCATCATGTGATGATAGTCATTTGAATGGTGGTCCTACCCCAGCAAGTGTTGccacaaaaaacaaagaagaggagCTAGCTTGTCTCAGGAATATTTGTTTACCTTCAGACCACAACCCCGGTAGCCAGAATGAGGTGAAACCAACTAGTGATGTTGTTGAAACAAAAAGCTCTTCAAAGTTAACAAATGATCCTGTCATTATTGGCGATTTTTCTGCCGCAATGGTGCATACGATAGTAAATGAAACTATAGATTCACTGACATCTTCCAAAGTTGCAAAAACAGAAGAACACACAGATTGTTTAACTCAAACAGGAAAGGGAAAAACCCCTTCTTTCTACTGGGATCAAGCAACAGTGCCACACAGTGAGGCTAGAAAGAAGGACATGTTCGCTGATCGGTTATCTAAATCTATTATCAAACATTCCATAGATGAAAGCAAGTCAGTGATCCTAAATGTAGATAAAAATGTCCTCCCCAAGAAAGACTTGCCTGTTTCTGGAGATGAGTCACAGTTGACCTTGGAAGAGTTCCCCAAGTTTCTTGAAGCTCAAGATCATTTAACTCACTGTTCACTTTCAGAAGTAAAGGATTGTGTTCCAGAAGGTAAAGGTTCTGTGGCTCCTGGATTTTCTTTGGAGACGCTACCACCTTGTCTAGCAGCGGCAGGCCAGAAAGCTGATCTGAAGGAAATTGCTAAGGACAAATCTGTGAAAAAGCAGAATTTGCATAATTCAGCCCTTGAGCCCTTGGCTTTTGGGCAGGAAAACTCTTTTCCCCATTCACATGCTTTCTCATCCACAGTGCTCACCTGTGTAGATGGTTTGCACGTGgaagataaacagaaaatgaGAGATGGGAATGTAATACCTGACACCCCTCCATCAACTCCTCTGGTTCCATCCCAGGCTCCTTCTGATTGGGATATCAAGAAGTTAACCAAAAAGCTTAAGGGGGAGTTAGCAAAAGAGTTTGCACCGGCCACACCACCATCCACACCTCACAACTCATCTGTAAGCAGTTTGtctgaaaatgaacaaaatgcaATAGAAAAAGAAGAGTTCATGTTGAAGCTCATGCGGTCTCTCTCAGAAGAAGTTGAAAGTAGTGACGGTGAAGAGCAGCAAGAGATGGACGTGAAATTGGAGCCAGCAGGGAAAAAAGTTCAGTTTGCAGACGCATTAGCGACGCACATCGTTTCTCTTGCAACCGAAATGGCAGCTTCCCATTTggataataaattgattcaaGAAGCCGGGGTGACAAGTCCTTGCTTAAATGTGCAGAGTCAAAGAAGCCTATCACCTGCTTTTTTAAATTGCTCAGATGAAAGCTTACAAGCATTATGCAGTTTTGCAGGTGATATGGCTGCAGAAGTCATTACAGAAGCTGAAAAAATAGCAAAAGTTAGGAGCTGTATGTTTTTCAGGAGGAAGAGGAACAGTTGTGTTGATGGTGACCAAGATCGTAGATCCGAAGAGAAGTTGGATGTAGAGGCTGTAGCGCACCCGGGAGGAGTAGATCCGTTTGTTCTTCCTTTACCACCAAGTTCTTGTCTGTCAGGTCTAACGTACAAGTATCCCAGCTGTGAAAGTGTGACAGATGAGTATGCAGGTCACATTATCCAAATACTAAAACAGGAAGGTGGCAATAGTGAGTTAATAATGGACCAGTACGCCAACAGACTTGCCTATCGGTCTGTTAAGTCAGGATTGCAAGAAGCAGCTAAAACAGCCAAAGTGAAGTGCAGCTCCAAAATACTCCCTGTGCAGAGCTCACAGGTGAAAACCAACGATGAACTGTTactgtttttaaataaagaacaCCAGCAAGAAGCagataaaaaaagacaaagcagaaGTGCTGCAAGTTACCTTCATAAAAACCGGACTTGTGAGTGGACACGGGACATGTACAGAAACGAGTGCTTGGAACTACGTAGTTTTTCAACCTGTCTTGCTCACAGCATCACAAGAGATGTTAAAAAAGAGCTGATGGCATCAACAGGTGGCTTGCCAAAATCCTTAACAGATTCTTGTCTTTATGAAAAAAACGTACGTGACGAAGATACTGAGACTCATGTCGGGCCAGAGTTTCCCAAGTctcttcagccttcttcacagaatCACAGATTTTCTCAGAGTACAGGCAGCTTGAGTGGGTGTGGCTATGGAGAGACTGTCGTTCAAGCTATAGAGCAGTATGCTAACAAAGTCGTGGGCGACACTTTAGAGCTGGGTTTAGGATCTGCCATCTTCCACGTGTCTGAAGCCACAAAAGCAGTTGATAGGATTACTTACGCAGAAAAGCTGTCACCTCTGGTGGGTCAGGCTTGCCGATACTGTGACCGTAAAGAGCTCCATGACTGCACTAGAAATTCGTCTCCTCGCTTTCCCAGACCGGATTCACTTGCTGGTAGTAAGCCAGTTTCTCATTCACAGCTTAGCAGCTTCTATCAGAAATCTAGGATTTTTCATCTTGATGTTCCTCAAATTCACGTTGATCTCGATAAGAAGACAGTGCTTGCTGAGAAGATAGTTGCTGAAGCGattgaaaaggcagagagagagctgAGCAGTACCAGCCAGGCAGCCGACAGTGGGATCGGACAGGAAGGTGTCAGCTTTGCCGAGAGCCTCAGCACGGAGATACTGGCGTCAGCAGTGGTCAGTGCTGGACAGGCCATCAGCAGGTAAGcttctcatttcttttgggttttgCAGTAAAGAGTTAACTTGATTATTTATGTCTTAGAAGGATGTTCAGAAAGGTGTGATTCTTTTTAATCCTaaatgaacaaaaagaaatacTCCCTATTACATTTGCATATCGTTGATATCCTACCTGTTACTTTTCATAGACACTGTCTCATTCTCCCCCAGCAGCCCTTTGGGGGAAGAAAGGTATGAGCCATTTCCTTAATTGGAAGGTGAGGCTTAGAGTAGAAAGTCCCTTTGCCCAAGTTTACACAGCTGTAGACTAGGTAGGGTTGAATCAAGGAAACAGCTGGAGAAGTTCATACAGCAAGTACTGAGTATCACCATATTAATGTACCACTCTGagattatgtttttatttctgttcacaAAGGTAAGTTTTCTTACAAAGAGTATAATTGAACGtgccaggcgtctctgtccatgggatgtcccaggcaaaaatactgaagtgggttgccatttccttctccagagggtcttacCCACCCAGGGTTCTGTGTTGCCGGTAGATTCTTGACcagttgagccatcagggaagccccatgaagaaaGCAAGTGTTCTCTACATAGCTCCCTCCTGCCACCACTCCTCTTGATAAGCCGCTGTCTAAGGGGCAGTTCTCTGTGATAGTCCTACAGTGTTTTGTGTTTCAGAGACTGTGCCTTGTGCTCAGTGGTCCTAACAGCTTAGTTCAGATGTTTACTTTTAGCCTTCTCTCTCCCTGGGAAAACATCAGGACTGACTTGTGTTATTAGTTTGTAGGATTATTTTTGTTAGTCTTATGGAAAGAGAAAGTTTCTTGAACTGAGAAGGAATTTCAATGAGCCACATGGTAACCCAGGATATTTTAGTAGCTTTTGTCAATGCTGTGACAAGCACTGCCTCTTTTCTTGGCCAGAGGGAGATGCAGGGAGCTAGtgctgggggtggcggtgggcaGCAGCAGGCGGGGGTGGCGTGCAGTTTTGAAGAGGTAGCAGGAAGCAGCTCGGAcaaagtgacatttgagcagcGAGCCAAAGGTGAAGAGACAGTAAGCTAAGTGGGAATCAGGGAAATGGGGTTCCCAGCCAAGGTTAGTGGGACTGTGTGTTGGGGAAACAGCAGAGAGGCTTGTGTGGCTAAGGTGGGTGAGCCAGGGAGAGCAGGAGGTCATGAGAGGTTATCATACCAGATGCATGTTAAAAGGGTTTGGACTCTTATTTTGACTGATGAGAAGCCACTGGAAGGTTTTGATCAGAAGACTAACACTTCCCCTCTTAATGTTTGAAAATATGGGGCAAGATTGGGGTATAGggttaagaggcacaaactactatgtgtaaaataagcaacaaggataaaTTGTATAGCATTGGGAAATAAATataagccattattttgtaataactttaaatggaatataatcctCAAACATAccgaatcactgtgttgtacacctgaaactaataaaataatgtaaatcaactgtactttaacaaaaagttaaaacatcACTttaaactgttcagttcagttgctcagtcgtgtccgactctttgcaaccccatgaatcgcagcacgccaggcctccctgtccatcaccaactcccggaattcactcagactcagtccatcgagtcagtgatgccatccagccatctcatcctcggtcatccccttctcctcctgcccccaatccctcccagcatcagggtcttgtccaatgagtcaactcttcacatgaggtggccaaagtattggagtttcagcttgagcatcattccttccaaagaaatcccagggctgatctccttcagaatggactggttggatctccttgcagtccaagggactctcaagagtcttctccaacatgacagttcaaaagcatcaatttttcggttctcagctttcttcacagtccaactctcacatccatacgtgacgactggaaaaacaatcgccttgactagatggacctttgttggcaagtaacgtctctgcttttgaatatgctatctaggttggtcataactttccttccaaggaggaagtgtcttttaatttcatggctgcagtcaatctgcagtgattttggagcccgaaaaaataaagtctgacactgtttccactgtttccccatctatttcccatgaagtgatgggaccggatgccatgatcttcgttttctgaatgttgagttttaagccaactttttcactctcctctttcatcttcatcaagaggctttttagttcctcttcgctttctgccataggggtggtgtcatctgcatatctgaggttattgatatttctcccagcagtctttattctagcttgtgcttcttccagcccaccgtttctcatgatgtactctgcatagaagttaaataagcagggtgacagtatacagtcttgacgtactccttttcctatttggaaccagtctgttgttccatgtccagttctaactgttgcttcctgacctgcatataggtttctcaagaggcaggtcaggtggtctggtatgcccatctctttcagaatttccacagtttattgtgatccacacagtcaaaggctttggcatagtcagtaaagcagaaatagatgtttttctggaactctcttgctttttcgatgatccagtggatgttggcaatttggtctctggttcctctgccttttctaaaaccagcttgaacatctggaagttcacagttcacgtattgctgaagcctggcttggaaaattttgagcattactttactggcatgtgagatgagtgcaattgtgtggtagtttgagcattctttggcattgcctttctttggaattggaataaaaactgaccttttccagtcctgtggccactgctgagttttccaaatttgctggcatattgagtgcagcactttcacagcatcatctttcaggatttgaaatagctcaactggaattccatcatctccactagctttgttcgtagtgatgttttctaaggcccacttaacttcacattccaggatatctggctctaggtgagtgatcacaccatcgtgattacctgggtcgtgaagatcttttttgtatagttcttctgtgtattcttgccacctcttcttaatatcttctgcttctgttaggtccataccatttctgtcctttattgagcccatctttgcaggaaatgttcccttggtatctctaattttcttgaagagatgtctagtctttcccattctgttgttttcctctatttctttgcattgaacgctgaggaaggctttcttatctctt contains the following coding sequences:
- the AKAP11 gene encoding A-kinase anchor protein 11 isoform X1; this encodes MATFQSFRNNHMKTRASVRKSFNEDVFQSVKSLLQSEKELCSVSAEDCLKQDEHANLTEVTFLGFNEETDAAHIQDLAAVSLELPDLLNSLHFCSLNENEIICMKDINKSSDINSDPLNQSQHPGMLCVMRVSPTLPRLKIDFIFSLLSKYATGIRYTLDTYLHHKHQLEATNEDDDDTNQSVSSIEDDFVTAFEHLDEEETSKPYNDGLNIIALRSQCDAASQTISGHHLDTHDFRVLVGSEQQKSLAKPSASLINILGHKKLPPARTSVTTSVSEPWIQRSFYSSFAASEKGSDAQKPLFSSSPAYSSESECSSPSPVIFLDEEGYQKSLKAKLELPKIPVMKDDIEDSDSEVSEFFDSFDQFDELEQTLETACPFLKDLAVGKPSQKKGHKHEKLCSVTTTMNPQKFKFDRPALPANVRKPTPRKPESPYSNLCDAPDSPRPVKASGEDSGLFSPIRSSAFSPLGGCTPAECFCQTDIGGDRGHENPDSLYYTYEDYANSLSCEVLGSVLHSQHTNATSNTNSIKKGENKMVAFQHGSLDQKSKSKNKPIMIDSVQKFAADLVEKSFGSAFKDLQKGVSSCTNALCQLAVKLTSSIFQMAFNELRRQCAFSLKERAISGLASFLVSEAFSNALKDLQYVKKQIFTNTVTRFAADLAEELVFEGIMEVCQFSYPPTPASLQGRSFHCEDRVVKSYARDLSESVIQEAFIELSQVDVTFTTKAAVSVSPENIKFVSTEDVVPATQTSVCSSTSNSQTVTVTKPVQEYKKEYTVQQALFCTSGIVTSIPVPLAGSALHPYRISSNTYQTKSHPSCDDSHLNGGPTPASVATKNKEEELACLRNICLPSDHNPGSQNEVKPTSDVVETKSSSKLTNDPVIIGDFSAAMVHTIVNETIDSLTSSKVAKTEEHTDCLTQTGKGKTPSFYWDQATVPHSEARKKDMFADRLSKSIIKHSIDESKSVILNVDKNVLPKKDLPVSGDESQLTLEEFPKFLEAQDHLTHCSLSEVKDCVPEGKGSVAPGFSLETLPPCLAAAGQKADLKEIAKDKSVKKQNLHNSALEPLAFGQENSFPHSHAFSSTVLTCVDGLHVEDKQKMRDGNVIPDTPPSTPLVPSQAPSDWDIKKLTKKLKGELAKEFAPATPPSTPHNSSVSSLSENEQNAIEKEEFMLKLMRSLSEEVESSDGEEQQEMDVKLEPAGKKVQFADALATHIVSLATEMAASHLDNKLIQEAGVTSPCLNVQSQRSLSPAFLNCSDESLQALCSFAGDMAAEVITEAEKIAKVRSCMFFRRKRNSCVDGDQDRRSEEKLDVEAVAHPGGVDPFVLPLPPSSCLSGLTYKYPSCESVTDEYAGHIIQILKQEGGNSELIMDQYANRLAYRSVKSGLQEAAKTAKVKCSSKILPVQSSQVKTNDELLLFLNKEHQQEADKKRQSRSAASYLHKNRTCEWTRDMYRNECLELRSFSTCLAHSITRDVKKELMASTGGLPKSLTDSCLYEKNVRDEDTETHVGPEFPKSLQPSSQNHRFSQSTGSLSGCGYGETVVQAIEQYANKVVGDTLELGLGSAIFHVSEATKAVDRITYAEKLSPLVGQACRYCDRKELHDCTRNSSPRFPRPDSLAGSKPVSHSQLSSFYQKSRIFHLDVPQIHVDLDKKTVLAEKIVAEAIEKAERELSSTSQAADSGIGQEGVSFAESLSTEILASAVVSAGQAISSPKETEEIQSAESLGSQQMHLSIGEDSTGSWSNLSFEDEHQDESSSFHHLSESNGNSSSWSSLGLEGDLYEDNLSFPTSDSDGPDDDEEERQTDVEGLEQDGKTLLITNIDMEPCTVDPQLRIILQWLVASEAEVAELYFHDSTKKEFMQLSKRLQEKGWKVGDLLQAVLKYYEEVEKKSSEERCKSLFDWLLENA
- the AKAP11 gene encoding A-kinase anchor protein 11 isoform X2, with translation MATFQSFRNNHMKTRASVRKSFNEDVFQSVKSLLQSEKELCSVSAEDCLKQDEHANLTEVTFLGFNEETDAAHIQDLAAVSLELPDLLNSLHFCSLNENEIICMKDINKSSDINSDPLNQSQHPGMLCVMRVSPTLPRLKIDFIFSLLSKYATGIRYTLDTYLHHKHQLEATNEDDDDTNQSVSSIEDDFVTAFEHLDEEETSKPYNDGLNIIALRSQCDAASQTISGHHLDTHDFRVLVGSEQQKSLAKPSASLINILGHKKLPPARTSVTTSVSEPWIQRSFYSSFAASEKGSDAQKPLFSSSPAYSSESECSSPSPVIFLDEEGYQKSLKAKLELPKIPVMKDDIEDSDSEVSEFFDSFDQFDELEQTLETACPFLKDLAVGKPSQKKGHKHEKLCSVTTTMNPQKFKFDRPALPANVRKPTPRKPESPYSNLCDAPDSPRPVKASGEDSGLFSPIRSSAFSPLGGCTPAECFCQTDIGGDRGHENPDSLYYTYEDYANSLSCEVLGSVLHSQHTNATSNTNSIKKGENKMVAFQHGSLDQKSKSKNKPIMIDSVQKFAADLVEKSFGSAFKDLQKGVSSCTNALCQLAVKLTSSIFQMAFNELRRQCAFSLKERAISGLASFLVSEAFSNALKDLQYVKKQIFTNTVTRFAADLAEELVFEGIMEVCQFSYPPTPASLQGRSFHCEDRVVKSYARDLSESVIQEAFIELSQVDVTFTTKAAVSVSPENIKFVSTEDVVPATQTSVCSSTSNSQTVTVTKPVQEYKKEYTVQQALFCTSGIVTSIPVPLAGSALHPYRISSNTYQTKSHPSCDDSHLNGGPTPASVATKNKEEELACLRNICLPSDHNPGSQNEVKPTSDVVETKSSSKLTNDPVIIGDFSAAMVHTIVNETIDSLTSSKVAKTEEHTDCLTQTGKGKTPSFYWDQATVPHSEARKKDMFADRLSKSIIKHSIDESKSVILNVDKNVLPKKDLPVSGDESQLTLEEFPKFLEAQDHLTHCSLSEVKDCVPEGKGSVAPGFSLETLPPCLAAAGQKADLKEIAKDKSVKKQNLHNSALEPLAFGQENSFPHSHAFSSTVLTCVDGLHVEDKQKMRDGNVIPDTPPSTPLVPSQAPSDWDIKKLTKKLKGELAKEFAPATPPSTPHNSSVSSLSENEQNAIEKEEFMLKLMRSLSEEVESSDGEEQQEMDVKLEPAGKKVQFADALATHIVSLATEMAASHLDNKLIQEAGVTSPCLNVQSQRSLSPAFLNCSDESLQALCSFAGDMAAEVITEAEKIAKVRSCMFFRRKRNSCVDGDQDRRSEEKLDVEAVAHPGGVDPFVLPLPPSSCLSGLTYKYPSCESVTDEYAGHIIQILKQEGGNSELIMDQYANRLAYRSVKSGLQEAAKTAKVKCSSKILPVQSSQVKTNDELLLFLNKEHQQEADKKRQSRSAASYLHKNRTCEWTRDMYRNECLELRSFSTCLAHSITRDVKKELMASTGGLPKSLTDSCLYEKNVRDEDTETHVGPEFPKSLQPSSQNHRFSQSTGSLSGCGYGETVVQAIEQYANKVVGDTLELGLGSAIFHVSEATKAVDRITYAEKLSPLVGQACRYCDRKELHDCTRNSSPRFPRPDSLAGSKPVSHSQLSSFYQKSRIFHLDVPQIHVDLDKKTVLAEKIVAEAIEKAERELSSTSQAADSGIGQEGVSFAESLSTEILASAVVSAGQAISSPKETEEIQSAESLGSQQMHLSIGEDSTGSWSNLSFEDEHQDESSSFHHLSESDGPDDDEEERQTDVEGLEQDGKTLLITNIDMEPCTVDPQLRIILQWLVASEAEVAELYFHDSTKKEFMQLSKRLQEKGWKVGDLLQAVLKYYEEVEKKSSEERCKSLFDWLLENA